A stretch of the Cellulomonas sp. WB94 genome encodes the following:
- a CDS encoding winged helix-turn-helix domain-containing protein has product MTTSVELLAPTPPLRAGFVLYVGLHDDPDGGPTGARELAEVAETLRDLARELMPTAETFTALSLVPQRAGPDDVQTLRDRLSHLHPLEHDALADTASGVRIDLEAHQVHVDGRPVCLTRTEFALLAHLVRAPHRVVGRDELLHAVWGGTSRPGSRTLDVHVRRLRAKVTGAAVVTVRGIGYRFDPTPRIVLHGSGDAL; this is encoded by the coding sequence ATGACCACGTCCGTGGAGCTTCTTGCTCCCACCCCACCCCTGCGCGCCGGCTTCGTCCTGTACGTCGGCCTGCACGACGACCCTGATGGCGGACCGACCGGCGCGCGCGAGCTCGCCGAGGTCGCCGAGACCCTGCGCGACCTGGCCCGCGAGCTCATGCCCACCGCGGAGACGTTCACCGCGCTGTCGCTCGTCCCGCAGCGGGCCGGCCCCGACGACGTGCAGACGCTGCGCGACCGGCTCTCGCACCTGCACCCGCTCGAGCACGACGCCCTCGCGGACACCGCGTCCGGCGTGCGGATCGACCTCGAGGCGCATCAGGTCCACGTCGACGGCCGGCCGGTGTGCCTCACCCGCACGGAGTTCGCACTGCTCGCGCACCTCGTCCGGGCCCCGCACCGGGTCGTCGGACGCGACGAGCTGCTCCATGCGGTGTGGGGCGGGACGTCGAGGCCGGGCAGCCGCACGCTCGACGTGCACGTGCGGCGGCTCCGGGCGAAGGTCACGGGCGCAGCCGTCGTGACCGTCCGGGGCATCGGGTATCGGTTCGACCCGACCCCCCGCATCGTCCTGCACGGCTCCGGCGACGCCCTCTGA
- a CDS encoding phosphotransferase: MGIRGLAHRNGGRGDHSAAGSRDEPAAELWPLVVHGPSVASGRDADVFALDEQRVLRRNRSGRSTAIEASIVRHVTAHGFPAPLVYRAEGPDLEMEWLHGPTLLQSLAADQTSVREAARILAELHARLHAIPAIDLPGRPARLGEVVVHLDLHPANVVLTEAHGPSVVDWVNARAGSAALDVAMTALVIAEVAADAGGEYSEAARAVLAAFLADAGVDPLPALAEASRMRSCDPSLVIGERDLVPVAAELVQHFAESVRHT, from the coding sequence ATGGGGATCAGGGGACTCGCCCATCGCAACGGTGGTCGCGGCGATCACTCGGCGGCCGGGTCGCGCGACGAACCGGCTGCTGAACTCTGGCCGCTCGTCGTCCATGGCCCTTCGGTCGCGTCCGGTCGTGACGCCGACGTCTTCGCTCTCGACGAGCAGCGCGTCCTGCGGCGTAACCGCTCGGGGCGGAGCACAGCGATCGAGGCGAGCATCGTCCGGCACGTCACGGCGCACGGGTTCCCGGCTCCGCTCGTGTACCGCGCCGAGGGTCCCGACCTCGAGATGGAGTGGCTCCACGGCCCGACCCTGCTCCAGTCGCTCGCAGCCGACCAGACCAGCGTGCGCGAGGCGGCCCGGATCCTCGCGGAGCTCCACGCGCGGCTCCACGCGATCCCGGCGATCGACCTACCAGGACGGCCCGCCCGGCTCGGTGAGGTGGTCGTCCACCTGGACCTCCACCCGGCGAACGTCGTGCTCACCGAGGCCCACGGCCCTTCCGTCGTGGACTGGGTGAACGCCCGCGCGGGCAGTGCGGCCCTCGACGTCGCCATGACCGCTCTGGTCATCGCGGAGGTGGCGGCCGACGCCGGCGGGGAGTACTCGGAGGCAGCGCGGGCTGTGCTCGCGGCCTTCCTGGCGGACGCCGGCGTCGATCCGCTGCCGGCCCTCGCCGAGGCGTCGAGGATGCGGTCGTGCGACCCGAGCCTGGTGATCGGTGAGCGGGACCTCGTGCCCGTCGCGGCCGAGCTCGTGCAGCACTTCGCCGAGTCGGTCCGGCACACCTGA
- the upp gene encoding uracil phosphoribosyltransferase, with product MRLHVADHPLVAHKLTVLRNKDTASPTFRLLVDELVTLLAYEATRDVRVVPHTIETPVATTTGTKLADPRPLVVPILRAGLGMLEGMTRLLPTAEVGFLGMRRDETTLEAITYANRLPEDLSGRQCFLLDPMLATGGTLVAAIDYLLERGASDVTCVCLLAAPEGLALLEKAIGDRVDVKIVVAAVDERLNEKAYIVPGLGDAGDRLYGIV from the coding sequence ATGCGCCTGCACGTTGCCGACCACCCGCTCGTCGCCCACAAGCTGACGGTCCTGCGGAACAAGGACACGGCCTCCCCCACGTTCCGCCTGCTCGTCGACGAGCTCGTGACGCTGCTCGCGTACGAGGCGACCCGCGACGTCCGGGTCGTCCCGCACACCATCGAGACCCCCGTCGCGACCACGACCGGCACCAAGCTGGCCGACCCGCGGCCCCTCGTCGTTCCCATCCTGCGCGCGGGGCTCGGCATGCTCGAGGGCATGACGCGCCTGCTGCCGACGGCCGAGGTCGGGTTCCTCGGCATGCGGCGCGACGAGACGACCCTCGAGGCCATCACGTACGCGAACCGGCTGCCCGAGGACCTGTCGGGCCGGCAGTGCTTCCTGCTCGACCCGATGCTCGCGACCGGCGGGACGCTCGTCGCGGCGATCGACTATCTCCTCGAGCGCGGCGCGAGCGACGTCACGTGCGTGTGCCTGCTCGCTGCCCCCGAGGGGCTCGCGCTCCTCGAGAAGGCCATCGGCGACCGGGTCGACGTGAAGATCGTCGTCGCGGCGGTCGACGAGCGCCTCAACGAGAAGGCGTACATCGTCCCGGGGCTGGGCGACGCCGGCGACCGCCTGTACGGCATCGTCTGA
- a CDS encoding methionine ABC transporter permease, producing the protein MSWFAELWNHPVIQHKLPTATLETLQMVGLSSLLTLLLGLPLGLLLVSTARGGLTASTTVNRVVGFVANIVRSLPFLILMISVIPFTRLVVGTSLGWKAAVVPLTIGAIPFYARLVETAVRDVNPGKVEAARVIGATRRGIVVQVLVREALPALVASFTVTVIALVGYSAMAGVIGGGGLGALAISYGYQRFDPIVMVACVVVIVVIVAVVQAVGDAVARRLDHR; encoded by the coding sequence ATGAGCTGGTTCGCCGAGCTGTGGAACCACCCGGTCATCCAGCACAAGCTGCCGACCGCGACGCTCGAGACCCTCCAGATGGTGGGTCTGTCGTCCCTGCTCACTCTGCTGCTGGGCCTGCCGCTCGGGCTGCTGCTCGTCTCGACGGCCCGCGGCGGCCTGACGGCGAGCACGACGGTCAACCGCGTCGTCGGGTTCGTCGCGAACATCGTGCGGTCGCTGCCGTTCCTCATCCTGATGATCTCGGTCATCCCGTTCACCCGGCTCGTCGTGGGGACGTCGCTCGGGTGGAAGGCCGCCGTCGTCCCCCTGACGATCGGCGCCATCCCGTTCTACGCGCGGCTCGTCGAGACCGCGGTGCGTGATGTGAACCCCGGCAAGGTCGAGGCCGCGCGGGTCATCGGCGCGACCCGTCGGGGCATCGTCGTCCAGGTGCTCGTCCGCGAGGCGCTCCCGGCGCTCGTCGCGAGCTTCACCGTGACGGTCATCGCGCTCGTCGGGTACTCCGCGATGGCCGGCGTCATCGGCGGCGGCGGCCTCGGCGCGCTCGCCATCTCCTACGGCTACCAGCGGTTCGACCCGATCGTGATGGTCGCGTGCGTCGTCGTGATCGTCGTGATCGTCGCCGTCGTGCAGGCGGTCGGAGATGCCGTCGCCCGGCGGCTCGACCACCGCTAG
- a CDS encoding glycoside hydrolase family 2 TIM barrel-domain containing protein, protein MSTPPPLLTSMSPGENRRAPRAHVRSDAPRIQLDGSWRFSLAPRADDATDGFEAPGFDDDGWGTIEVPGHWQLQGHGRPAYTNVRYPFPVDPPFVPDENPTGEYRRTFELPGDWPDGDAVLRFLGVDSAFTVWLNGVELGWSTGSRLTAELDVGPHLRAGANVLAVRVHQWSPASYLEDQDMWWLSGLFRSVSVISRPAGSVDDVFVHADYDHTTGTGTLRVDTDVPALLTVPELGLEGVATPGPYVVPAVEPWSAEQPRLYDATLTAGGETITLRIGFRTVVVADGLLTVNGRRILFRGVNRHEWNPDRGRAVTAQDMLADVTLMKQHNINAVRTSHYPPHPDFLDLCDEYGLYVIDECDYETHGFLFADWMGNPSDDLRWRPALLDRMRRTVERDKNHPSVIMWSLGNEAGSGQNLPAMSAVAHERDPGRPVHYEGDWESSYVDVYSRMYPTHDEVDEIGRHAEPLTADPELDAHRRGLPFVLCEYGHAMGTGPGGLLEYQELFERYPRCQGGFIWEWIDHGIRQRTADGREFFAYGGDFGEPLHDGNFVADGLLFPDRRPSPGLVEYKAVIAPVRITVERGRVTVANLQDFADTSALRFTWSHEVEGVATQSGELVVPPVPAHGTTTVPLPTPAATAAESWLTVRAVLGQAAAWAPAGHEVAVGQYQVGTGPAWSVTGGTLSRDLFDPHAGLLTRLGGLPVDGPRLDLWRAPTDNDLGMAGTPVAPRWRELGLDRVTHRVVEQRWDADGFTLRTRVAPAATDLGLLATYRWSADGDALVLTVEVVPEGPWTDPIPRLGLRMALPAEISEVEWFGGGPGEAYADSARSAVVGRYRSSVDDLQTPYLRPQENGNRAGVRWAELRGSSGGVRVEGRPTVELTVRRWTSEDLDAAAHPTDLVPRDRVYVNLDLAQTGLGSASCGPGVLPQYELYASPATWTVRLVPLDASERS, encoded by the coding sequence ATGAGTACACCGCCGCCCCTGCTGACCAGCATGTCGCCCGGCGAGAACCGACGCGCGCCCCGGGCGCACGTGCGGTCCGACGCCCCGCGGATCCAGCTGGACGGTTCGTGGAGGTTCAGCCTCGCCCCGCGGGCCGACGACGCGACCGACGGCTTCGAGGCGCCTGGCTTCGACGACGACGGCTGGGGGACGATCGAGGTCCCCGGGCACTGGCAGCTCCAGGGGCACGGGCGCCCCGCCTACACCAACGTCCGGTACCCGTTCCCGGTGGATCCGCCGTTCGTGCCGGACGAGAACCCCACGGGCGAGTACCGGCGCACCTTCGAGCTCCCCGGCGACTGGCCCGACGGCGACGCCGTGCTCCGGTTCCTCGGGGTCGACTCGGCGTTCACGGTGTGGCTCAACGGGGTCGAGCTCGGTTGGTCGACCGGCAGCCGCCTGACCGCCGAGCTCGACGTCGGGCCGCACCTGCGGGCGGGCGCCAACGTCCTGGCGGTTCGGGTGCACCAGTGGTCGCCGGCGAGCTACCTCGAGGACCAGGACATGTGGTGGCTGTCCGGGCTGTTCCGCTCCGTCAGCGTGATCTCGCGGCCGGCGGGGTCGGTCGACGACGTCTTCGTCCACGCCGACTACGACCACACGACCGGCACGGGCACGCTGCGGGTCGACACCGACGTGCCCGCGCTCCTCACGGTCCCGGAGCTCGGCCTCGAGGGGGTCGCGACCCCCGGGCCGTACGTCGTGCCGGCGGTCGAACCGTGGTCGGCGGAGCAGCCCCGGCTGTACGACGCCACCCTCACCGCGGGCGGCGAGACGATCACGCTCCGGATCGGCTTCCGCACGGTGGTCGTGGCCGACGGCCTCCTGACCGTGAACGGGCGGCGGATCCTGTTCCGCGGCGTGAACCGGCACGAGTGGAACCCGGACCGTGGCCGTGCCGTCACTGCCCAGGACATGCTCGCGGACGTCACGCTCATGAAGCAGCACAACATCAACGCGGTGCGGACCAGCCACTACCCGCCGCACCCGGACTTCCTGGACCTGTGCGACGAGTACGGCCTGTACGTGATCGACGAGTGCGACTACGAGACCCACGGCTTCCTGTTCGCCGACTGGATGGGAAACCCGAGCGACGACCTCCGGTGGCGCCCGGCCCTGCTGGACCGCATGCGCCGCACCGTCGAACGGGACAAGAACCACCCGAGCGTCATCATGTGGTCGCTCGGCAACGAGGCAGGCTCGGGGCAGAACCTCCCCGCGATGTCCGCCGTCGCCCACGAGCGCGACCCCGGTCGTCCGGTGCACTACGAGGGCGACTGGGAGTCCAGCTACGTCGACGTGTACAGCCGGATGTACCCGACGCACGACGAGGTCGACGAGATCGGCCGTCACGCCGAGCCCCTCACCGCGGACCCGGAGCTGGACGCCCATCGGCGCGGCCTCCCGTTCGTCCTGTGCGAGTACGGGCACGCGATGGGCACCGGCCCTGGTGGGCTGCTGGAGTACCAGGAGCTCTTCGAGCGGTACCCGCGGTGCCAGGGCGGCTTCATCTGGGAGTGGATCGACCACGGGATCCGCCAGCGGACCGCGGACGGCCGTGAGTTCTTCGCCTACGGCGGGGACTTCGGGGAGCCTCTCCACGACGGCAACTTCGTCGCTGACGGACTGCTGTTCCCCGACCGCAGGCCGTCGCCGGGGCTGGTCGAGTACAAGGCGGTGATCGCGCCCGTCCGGATCACCGTCGAGCGCGGTCGGGTCACGGTCGCGAACCTGCAGGACTTCGCCGACACCTCTGCCCTGCGGTTCACCTGGTCGCACGAGGTCGAGGGCGTCGCGACCCAGAGCGGTGAGCTCGTCGTTCCCCCGGTTCCCGCGCACGGCACCACCACCGTCCCGCTCCCGACCCCGGCGGCCACCGCGGCCGAGTCGTGGCTGACCGTGCGGGCCGTCCTGGGCCAGGCAGCGGCGTGGGCCCCTGCCGGGCACGAGGTCGCCGTCGGCCAGTACCAGGTCGGTACAGGTCCGGCATGGTCCGTGACCGGCGGCACCCTCAGCCGCGACCTGTTCGACCCGCACGCCGGGCTCCTGACCCGCCTGGGCGGCCTGCCCGTCGACGGACCACGGCTGGACCTGTGGCGCGCCCCGACGGACAACGACCTCGGGATGGCCGGGACGCCCGTCGCGCCGCGGTGGCGTGAGCTCGGGCTGGACCGCGTCACGCACCGCGTCGTCGAGCAGCGCTGGGACGCGGACGGGTTCACCCTGCGCACGCGCGTGGCCCCCGCAGCCACCGACCTCGGCCTGCTCGCCACCTACCGGTGGTCCGCGGACGGCGACGCGCTCGTCCTGACCGTCGAGGTGGTGCCCGAGGGCCCGTGGACCGATCCGATCCCCCGCCTGGGGCTGCGGATGGCGTTGCCCGCGGAGATCTCCGAGGTCGAGTGGTTCGGCGGCGGACCCGGCGAGGCCTACGCGGACAGCGCGCGATCGGCGGTCGTCGGCAGGTACCGCAGCAGCGTCGACGACCTCCAGACCCCGTACCTGCGCCCGCAGGAGAACGGGAACCGGGCAGGGGTCCGCTGGGCCGAGCTCCGCGGCAGCTCGGGCGGCGTGCGCGTCGAGGGCAGACCCACGGTCGAGCTCACGGTCCGCCGGTGGACGAGCGAGGACCTCGACGCCGCCGCGCACCCGACCGACCTCGTGCCGCGGGACCGGGTGTACGTCAATCTCGACCTGGCGCAGACCGGCCTCGGGAGCGCGTCGTGCGGACCGGGCGTCCTGCCTCAGTACGAGCTGTACGCGTCCCCAGCCACGTGGACCGTCCGGCTTGTCCCGCTCGATGCCTCGGAGCGCTCCTGA
- the tadA gene encoding tRNA adenosine(34) deaminase TadA, producing the protein MVAGADDVRWMTVAIEEARVALGSGDVPVGAVVVGADGEVVGRGHNARERDHDPTAHAEVVALREASVRLGRWRLDDCTLVVTLEPCLMCAGATVLARVPRLVLGAWDPKAGACGSQWDVVRDRRLNHRVEVVGGVLEDECGALLREFFEERRAD; encoded by the coding sequence ATGGTGGCCGGGGCAGACGACGTGCGGTGGATGACGGTCGCCATCGAGGAGGCCCGGGTCGCGCTCGGCAGCGGGGACGTGCCCGTGGGGGCGGTCGTCGTCGGGGCTGACGGCGAGGTCGTCGGACGCGGTCACAACGCACGCGAGCGCGACCACGACCCGACCGCGCACGCCGAGGTCGTGGCCCTGCGCGAGGCCTCGGTCCGGCTCGGGCGCTGGCGGCTCGACGACTGCACGCTCGTCGTCACCCTCGAACCGTGCCTCATGTGCGCCGGCGCGACGGTGCTCGCGCGCGTGCCGCGGCTCGTGCTCGGCGCGTGGGACCCCAAGGCCGGGGCGTGTGGGTCGCAGTGGGACGTGGTCCGCGACCGGCGGCTCAACCACCGCGTCGAGGTGGTCGGCGGCGTGCTCGAGGACGAGTGCGGGGCGCTGCTGCGCGAGTTCTTCGAGGAGCGGCGCGCGGACTGA
- a CDS encoding NAD(P)-binding oxidoreductase, translated as MGGPVLRWIHAHRHRWGHGRIARRLARALVARGDTPVGLVRNPDHVADVQSDGSGAVVLDLETATVHEVAGALSGADAVVFAAGAGPGSGAERKDTVDRGGASLVADGATLAGVRRYVLVSSMGAGSEPAPGTDAVFASYLRAKSASEADLAGRDLDWTIVRPGALTDAAGSGRVRLDEAVPAGTVSRDDVAEVIVSLLHEPLTAGLVLELTSGDVPVEAAVAAVIERET; from the coding sequence ATGGGCGGACCCGTCCTACGGTGGATCCATGCGCATCGTCATCGCTGGGGGCATGGTCGGATCGCTCGGCGCCTGGCCCGGGCGCTCGTCGCACGCGGGGACACGCCCGTCGGGCTCGTCCGCAACCCGGACCACGTCGCCGACGTGCAGTCCGACGGATCGGGCGCCGTCGTGCTCGACCTCGAGACCGCGACCGTGCACGAGGTCGCGGGCGCTCTGTCCGGTGCCGACGCGGTCGTGTTCGCGGCCGGAGCGGGACCGGGCAGCGGTGCGGAGCGCAAGGACACGGTCGACCGGGGCGGCGCGTCGCTCGTGGCCGACGGCGCGACGCTGGCCGGGGTCCGCCGCTACGTGCTCGTGTCCTCGATGGGCGCAGGCAGCGAGCCGGCACCCGGGACCGACGCGGTGTTCGCCAGCTACCTGCGCGCCAAGAGCGCGAGCGAGGCGGACCTTGCCGGCAGGGATCTCGACTGGACCATCGTGCGCCCGGGCGCTCTGACCGACGCCGCGGGCTCCGGACGCGTCCGGCTGGACGAGGCGGTGCCGGCGGGGACCGTGTCGCGTGACGACGTCGCGGAGGTCATCGTCTCGCTGCTCCACGAACCACTGACTGCGGGGCTGGTGCTCGAGCTCACCTCGGGGGACGTGCCCGTCGAAGCCGCCGTGGCGGCGGTGATCGAGCGGGAGACCTGA
- a CDS encoding Sir2 family NAD-dependent protein deacetylase → MDDVIAALAGRRLAVLTGAGLSTDSGIPDYRGPDSPPRTPMTYQQFVADDAFRRHYWARNHVGWRHVHRTLPNAGHHALAELEDRGVVVGVITQNVDLLHEAAGSRNVIDLHGRYDRVVCLRCGTVVSRTELAVRLEALNPGFVESIGAVGDIEIAPDADAVISATAHFQVASCWAPDPDGGPGPCGGILKPEIVYFGENVPKERVARAFALVDSADALLVAGSSLTVMSGLRFVRHAAKAQVPVVIVNRGATRGDDLATLTLDAGTSETLAALADRL, encoded by the coding sequence ATCGACGACGTCATCGCGGCGCTCGCCGGTCGTCGCCTGGCCGTCCTGACGGGTGCGGGGCTCTCGACGGACTCCGGCATCCCCGACTACCGCGGGCCCGACTCGCCGCCGCGCACCCCCATGACGTACCAGCAGTTCGTGGCCGACGACGCGTTCCGGCGGCACTACTGGGCCCGCAACCACGTCGGTTGGCGTCACGTGCACCGCACCCTGCCGAACGCCGGGCACCACGCGCTCGCCGAGCTCGAGGACCGCGGCGTCGTCGTCGGGGTGATCACCCAGAACGTCGACCTGCTGCACGAGGCGGCGGGCAGCAGGAACGTCATCGACCTGCACGGGCGCTACGACCGGGTCGTCTGCCTGCGCTGCGGCACGGTCGTCTCACGCACGGAGCTGGCCGTGCGGCTCGAGGCGCTCAACCCCGGGTTCGTCGAGTCGATCGGCGCCGTCGGGGACATCGAGATCGCGCCCGACGCCGACGCCGTCATCTCGGCCACCGCGCACTTCCAGGTCGCGTCGTGCTGGGCGCCCGACCCGGACGGCGGCCCGGGTCCGTGCGGCGGGATCCTCAAGCCGGAGATCGTCTACTTCGGGGAGAACGTGCCCAAGGAACGGGTTGCGCGCGCGTTCGCGCTGGTGGACTCGGCCGACGCGCTGCTCGTCGCCGGGTCGTCGCTCACGGTCATGTCGGGCCTGCGGTTCGTGCGGCACGCCGCCAAGGCCCAGGTCCCGGTCGTCATCGTCAACCGCGGGGCGACGCGCGGCGACGACCTCGCGACGCTCACGCTCGACGCGGGTACGTCCGAGACGCTCGCGGCGCTGGCCGACCGCCTCTGA
- a CDS encoding ATP-binding cassette domain-containing protein, whose translation MSTAPRIQVIGLRKVYPGAGRDVVALDGIDVSVQPGEIHGIVGRSGAGKSTLIRCLTVLERPTSGSVVVDGEELSALPEARLRAARRRIGLVFQHVNLLDSRTVAGNVAYPLEVAGVPRAARAARVAELLDLVGLGERADAYPAQLSGGQKQRVGIARALATEPAVLLCDEPTSALDSATTRQILGLIRDLRDRLGITVLIITHEMAVVREICDTVTLLDHGRVAEHGPVGEVVAAYGSRLARELIPVPTQPLGDERTLVEVAYTTGDVPTHQVLAAVASLGTGVELAAGTIETLAGRRVGRLRLDVPAGEVDRALEALRAAGVHAEVAAGPDVEPDDDAADDEEVAS comes from the coding sequence GTGAGCACCGCACCCCGCATCCAGGTCATCGGCCTGCGCAAGGTCTACCCCGGCGCGGGCCGTGACGTCGTGGCGCTGGACGGCATCGACGTGAGCGTGCAGCCGGGGGAGATCCACGGGATCGTGGGCCGCTCGGGCGCCGGGAAGTCGACGCTCATCCGATGCCTCACGGTGCTCGAGCGTCCGACGTCGGGCAGCGTCGTGGTCGACGGCGAAGAGCTGTCGGCGCTCCCCGAGGCGCGGTTGCGGGCCGCCCGGCGCCGCATCGGGCTCGTCTTCCAGCACGTCAACCTGCTCGACTCCCGGACCGTCGCCGGCAACGTCGCGTACCCGCTCGAGGTCGCGGGCGTCCCCCGGGCCGCCCGGGCAGCGCGCGTCGCCGAGCTGCTGGACCTCGTCGGGCTCGGTGAGCGCGCCGACGCGTACCCCGCGCAGCTGTCCGGCGGGCAGAAGCAGCGCGTCGGGATCGCCCGGGCGCTCGCGACGGAGCCGGCCGTGCTCCTGTGCGACGAGCCCACGTCGGCGCTCGACTCGGCGACGACCCGCCAGATCCTCGGGCTGATCCGCGACCTCCGGGACCGCCTCGGCATCACCGTCCTGATCATCACGCACGAGATGGCCGTGGTCCGCGAGATCTGCGACACCGTGACGCTGCTCGACCACGGCCGCGTCGCCGAGCACGGACCGGTCGGCGAGGTCGTCGCCGCGTACGGCTCGCGGCTGGCGCGAGAGCTCATCCCGGTTCCCACTCAGCCGCTCGGGGACGAGCGCACGCTCGTCGAGGTCGCGTACACGACCGGCGACGTCCCCACGCACCAGGTCCTCGCCGCGGTGGCCTCGCTCGGGACGGGCGTCGAGCTCGCCGCGGGGACTATTGAGACCCTCGCCGGTCGACGCGTCGGGCGCCTGCGTCTCGACGTGCCCGCCGGCGAGGTCGACCGCGCCCTCGAGGCGCTGCGGGCCGCGGGCGTGCACGCGGAGGTCGCGGCGGGGCCCGACGTCGAACCCGACGACGACGCGGCCGACGACGAGGAGGTGGCCTCATGA
- a CDS encoding DUF2510 domain-containing protein — MSTAQGESVGRPAPEPGWYTDPQGAGTRWWDGQGWTEHTQQPQAAVATAEPTFVPNAPAAPWTPSYGTVPTFPPSQTVVGNTPAIVGFVISLAAIPVGVLTGIWFASLIGALVSGRGLSRARKLAAEGYGPVGRSVISQDIGDGSASGHR; from the coding sequence ATGTCGACAGCTCAGGGCGAGAGCGTGGGGCGCCCGGCCCCGGAGCCGGGCTGGTACACCGACCCGCAGGGTGCCGGCACCCGGTGGTGGGACGGACAGGGGTGGACCGAGCACACGCAGCAGCCACAGGCTGCCGTTGCGACCGCCGAGCCGACCTTCGTGCCGAACGCGCCGGCAGCACCCTGGACGCCGTCGTACGGCACGGTCCCCACCTTCCCGCCGTCGCAGACGGTCGTCGGGAACACCCCGGCGATCGTGGGCTTCGTGATCAGTCTCGCCGCGATCCCGGTCGGTGTGCTCACGGGCATCTGGTTCGCGTCCCTGATCGGCGCTCTCGTGTCGGGTCGCGGGCTCAGCCGTGCCAGGAAACTGGCCGCCGAGGGGTACGGACCCGTCGGGAGGTCTGTCATCTCCCAGGACATCGGTGACGGTTCTGCGTCAGGACATCGGTGA
- a CDS encoding pentapeptide repeat-containing protein — MVHLEPFDGRLEPDGDYEGLAFDDLDLAGQDAEHARFMDCALTGCTLDGTNLDHVQLLDTTLTEVRAGALDLPDATWRDVTVTDCRLGAVTAYSGILTRVTIRGGKIDYLNLRGARLTDVRLEGCVLGDLDLADARVSRLVITDCRIGRLDLTHATLMDVDLRGADLSGLDGVAGLAGATISNEQLLDLAGALAAQLRITVV; from the coding sequence ATGGTGCACCTGGAGCCGTTCGACGGCCGCCTCGAACCCGACGGCGACTACGAGGGGCTCGCGTTCGACGACCTCGACCTCGCAGGTCAGGACGCCGAGCACGCCCGGTTCATGGACTGCGCGCTCACGGGGTGCACGCTCGACGGCACGAACCTCGACCACGTCCAGCTCCTCGACACGACGCTCACCGAGGTCCGTGCGGGCGCGCTCGACCTGCCCGACGCGACCTGGCGGGACGTCACGGTGACCGACTGCCGGCTCGGCGCGGTCACCGCGTACAGCGGCATCCTCACGCGCGTGACGATCCGCGGCGGCAAGATCGACTACCTCAACCTGCGCGGCGCCCGGCTGACCGACGTCCGGCTCGAGGGGTGCGTCCTCGGCGACCTGGACCTCGCCGACGCCCGCGTCAGCCGGCTCGTGATCACCGACTGCCGCATCGGACGGCTCGACCTCACGCACGCGACGCTCATGGACGTCGACCTGCGCGGCGCCGACCTCTCCGGGCTCGACGGGGTCGCGGGGCTCGCCGGGGCGACGATCAGCAACGAGCAGCTCCTCGACCTCGCCGGCGCGCTCGCCGCCCAGCTGCGGATCACCGTCGTCTGA